A genomic segment from Alistipes senegalensis JC50 encodes:
- a CDS encoding LacI family DNA-binding transcriptional regulator, giving the protein MRTKRVTIKDIATEAGVSIALVSFVMNNKADGKETYRVNKETAQRILEVAQKLNYQPNNAARTLRSGKTNTIGVIVSDISNKFFADIARCIENHAYKHKYTVLFGSTDENPQKLENLVEVFRNKGIDGLIVVPCEGADEIIRDIARQNIPLVLLDREVPDLEVSSVVLNNRRAGYETTEALIRRGFTRIEMISYSMGLSNIREREEGYRRCMQAHEMGENAVIHHLRHDKFAKIEEIIREARQRRVEAFLFATNTLAGQGLSAIFRNGWRVPQDFAIACFDTNEAFDIYKTAIAYVRQPIERFGTEALDLLIKSIEQRDKPGSCTRIVLTPEIVESAPEEALRSAEEATVKS; this is encoded by the coding sequence ATGCGCACGAAGCGAGTCACCATAAAAGATATAGCCACGGAGGCGGGAGTTTCGATCGCCCTGGTCTCGTTCGTGATGAACAACAAGGCCGACGGCAAGGAGACCTACCGCGTGAACAAGGAAACGGCCCAGCGCATTCTGGAGGTCGCGCAAAAACTCAATTACCAGCCCAACAACGCCGCCCGCACCCTGCGCAGCGGCAAGACGAACACCATCGGCGTCATCGTTTCGGACATCTCGAACAAGTTCTTCGCCGACATCGCCCGGTGCATCGAGAACCACGCATATAAACATAAGTACACCGTGCTGTTCGGCAGCACCGACGAGAATCCGCAGAAGCTGGAGAATCTGGTCGAGGTCTTCCGCAACAAGGGCATCGACGGCCTGATCGTGGTTCCGTGCGAAGGTGCGGACGAGATCATCCGCGACATCGCCCGCCAGAACATCCCGCTCGTGCTGCTCGACCGCGAGGTGCCCGATCTGGAAGTCAGCAGCGTCGTGCTGAACAACCGCCGCGCCGGGTACGAAACGACCGAGGCGCTGATCCGGCGCGGATTCACCCGCATCGAGATGATCTCCTACTCGATGGGGCTCTCGAACATCCGCGAGCGCGAAGAGGGCTACCGCCGCTGCATGCAGGCACACGAAATGGGCGAAAACGCCGTCATACACCACCTGCGCCACGACAAGTTCGCCAAAATCGAGGAGATCATCCGCGAGGCCCGGCAGCGCCGCGTTGAGGCTTTCCTCTTCGCCACCAACACGTTGGCAGGCCAGGGCCTGAGCGCCATCTTCCGCAACGGCTGGCGCGTGCCCCAGGATTTCGCCATCGCCTGCTTCGACACCAACGAAGCCTTCGACATCTACAAAACCGCCATCGCCTACGTCCGCCAGCCCATCGAACGGTTCGGAACCGAGGCCCTCGACCTGCTGATCAAGAGCATCGAACAGCGCGACAAACCCGGAAGCTGCACACGCATCGTGCTGACGCCCGAAATCGTCGAGAGCGCCCCCGAAGAGGCGCTGCGGAGCGCGGAAGAGGCGACAGTGAAAAGTTAA
- a CDS encoding FG-GAP repeat domain-containing protein → MNPATHLYKTSVLAIRTAALAAALFVTTSAPARTAHTANPKGGGNTPAQSDPDILRYNNPGLTVDLGVGLWGIPLPVDYDGDGVKDLLVSCPDRPYKGLYFFKNIGTPRHPRFAAAERISEKGMNNIRLSEADGKPYVLSKNFEYPDFFKAPYAKKRRLHYEGEELGATYNKSRSNMWSYADWDGDGDKDIVVGIDTWDDYGWDNAFDSLGRWTRGPLHGYVYLLENTGRGYVNRGKVEAAGAPIDVYGAPNPCIADFDGDGDPDLICGEFVDGLTWFENVGTRTEPRFAAGRPLANKHGEIRLHLEMIVPVVSDFDGDGHPDLIVGDEDGRVAWVRHTGKVKKGMPQFESPLYFTQQADPVKFGALSTPCAFDWDGDGKQDIIAGNSAGEIAFIRNLSGGENPVWDAPRLFTVNGRPIRIQAGENGSIQGPAERKWGYTVLSVADWDGDGLPDIIVNSIWGKIEWFRNLGGKDGLRLAPAQPVRVAWEGEAPKPAWNWWTPEPGTLVTQWRTTPVAMDWNGDGLTDLIVLDQEGYLAYYERFRTPDGELLLRPGRRIFHGTNCSLYNSRSGVADASEGLLRLNDGIGGQSGRRKICFTDWDGDGRLDLIVDSQNACWFRNVREERGEVWYEYMGNVGERILAGHTTCPTPIDWRGDGTPELLLGAEDGHFYRMANQQKQTR, encoded by the coding sequence ATGAACCCGGCAACCCATCTTTACAAAACGAGCGTCCTCGCCATCCGCACCGCAGCGCTGGCCGCCGCACTCTTCGTCACGACATCGGCACCGGCCCGAACGGCGCATACAGCCAATCCCAAGGGGGGGGGAAACACCCCGGCCCAATCCGACCCGGACATCCTGCGCTATAACAATCCGGGCCTCACGGTCGATCTGGGGGTCGGGCTGTGGGGCATTCCGCTGCCCGTGGACTACGACGGCGACGGCGTGAAAGACCTGCTGGTGTCGTGCCCCGACCGCCCCTACAAAGGACTCTATTTCTTCAAGAACATCGGTACGCCGCGCCATCCCCGTTTCGCCGCCGCCGAGCGCATCAGCGAGAAGGGGATGAACAACATCCGTCTCTCGGAGGCGGACGGCAAACCCTACGTCCTTTCGAAGAATTTCGAATACCCCGACTTCTTCAAGGCCCCCTATGCCAAAAAACGCCGCCTGCACTACGAAGGCGAGGAACTCGGGGCCACCTACAACAAGTCGCGGAGCAATATGTGGAGCTACGCCGACTGGGACGGCGACGGCGACAAGGACATCGTCGTGGGCATCGACACGTGGGACGACTACGGCTGGGACAACGCTTTCGACAGTCTCGGACGCTGGACCCGGGGTCCGCTGCACGGCTACGTCTACCTGCTGGAAAACACCGGCAGGGGATATGTCAACCGCGGCAAGGTGGAGGCCGCAGGCGCCCCGATCGACGTTTACGGGGCGCCCAATCCGTGTATCGCCGATTTCGACGGCGACGGCGATCCGGACCTGATCTGCGGCGAGTTCGTCGATGGACTCACCTGGTTCGAGAACGTCGGCACCCGCACGGAGCCCCGCTTCGCCGCGGGACGGCCGCTTGCGAACAAACACGGGGAGATCCGCCTCCATCTGGAGATGATCGTCCCGGTGGTGTCGGATTTCGACGGCGACGGGCATCCCGACCTCATCGTCGGCGACGAGGACGGCCGCGTGGCCTGGGTGCGCCACACGGGGAAGGTCAAAAAAGGCATGCCGCAGTTCGAATCGCCCCTCTACTTCACCCAGCAGGCCGATCCGGTCAAATTCGGGGCCCTCTCGACCCCCTGCGCCTTCGACTGGGACGGCGACGGAAAACAGGACATCATTGCCGGGAACTCGGCCGGCGAAATCGCTTTCATCCGCAACCTTTCGGGCGGCGAAAACCCCGTGTGGGACGCTCCGCGCCTCTTCACCGTCAACGGCAGGCCCATCCGCATCCAGGCCGGGGAGAACGGTTCGATACAGGGTCCCGCCGAACGCAAATGGGGCTATACGGTGCTCTCCGTGGCCGACTGGGACGGCGACGGGCTTCCCGACATCATCGTCAACTCGATCTGGGGCAAGATCGAATGGTTCCGCAACCTCGGCGGCAAAGACGGGCTAAGACTCGCCCCGGCGCAGCCCGTGCGCGTGGCCTGGGAGGGCGAGGCCCCCAAACCCGCCTGGAACTGGTGGACGCCCGAGCCCGGCACGCTCGTCACGCAATGGCGCACGACGCCCGTGGCGATGGACTGGAACGGCGACGGGCTGACGGACCTCATCGTCCTCGACCAGGAGGGTTACCTCGCCTATTACGAACGTTTCCGCACGCCCGACGGCGAACTGCTGCTCCGTCCCGGACGCCGCATCTTCCACGGCACGAACTGCTCGCTCTACAACTCCAGAAGCGGGGTAGCGGATGCGTCGGAAGGGCTTCTGCGGCTGAACGACGGCATCGGCGGACAATCCGGGCGCCGCAAGATCTGCTTCACGGACTGGGACGGCGACGGACGGTTGGACCTGATCGTGGACAGCCAGAACGCCTGCTGGTTCCGCAACGTACGCGAGGAGCGGGGCGAGGTGTGGTACGAATACATGGGCAACGTCGGCGAACGCATACTGGCCGGCCACACGACCTGTCCGACCCCCATCGACTGGCGGGGCGACGGCACGCCGGAACTCCTGCTGGGGGCCGAGGACGGCCACTTCTACCGGATGGCGAACCAACAGAAACAGACGCGATGA
- a CDS encoding alpha/beta hydrolase — MKTCLTTLCALLLAVAVSQAAEPLHVKLFPEGTPTKSGLEEQPESVNDKGYYVGVSDPELLVYLPDPARATGQAMLVVPGGSYEKVCITHEGYKTAEWLNEHGIAAMILKYRMPNGHPGIPLEDGEQAMRVIRRSAAQWGVDPHNVGIIGFSAGGHFASTLITEYTSEETRPDFAVLVYPVVSMNYSSVRTRENLLGARSEEEALRKRHSTFGQVHEGMPEVMLLLCNDDKAVVPDNSIAFYRALNRRGVKAEMHIYPEGGHGFWMRERYKYGDETYPAVIRWIERHRTNN, encoded by the coding sequence ATGAAAACTTGCCTCACGACACTCTGCGCCCTATTGCTGGCCGTCGCCGTATCGCAGGCCGCCGAGCCGCTGCACGTCAAACTCTTCCCGGAGGGAACCCCGACGAAGAGCGGTCTGGAAGAGCAGCCCGAAAGCGTGAACGACAAGGGATATTACGTCGGCGTCAGCGACCCCGAATTGTTGGTCTATCTTCCCGATCCGGCGCGCGCCACGGGGCAGGCCATGCTGGTCGTGCCGGGCGGAAGCTACGAGAAAGTCTGCATCACGCACGAGGGCTACAAGACCGCCGAATGGCTCAACGAACACGGCATCGCCGCGATGATCCTCAAATACCGGATGCCGAACGGCCATCCCGGGATTCCGCTCGAAGACGGCGAGCAGGCGATGCGCGTCATCCGCCGCAGCGCCGCACAATGGGGTGTCGATCCTCACAATGTGGGAATTATCGGCTTCTCGGCGGGAGGCCATTTCGCCTCGACGCTCATCACGGAATACACGAGCGAAGAGACGCGCCCCGATTTCGCCGTCCTGGTCTACCCGGTCGTCTCGATGAACTATTCCAGCGTCCGGACCCGGGAGAACCTCCTCGGGGCCCGCAGCGAAGAGGAGGCATTGCGCAAACGTCACTCCACCTTCGGACAAGTGCACGAAGGGATGCCCGAGGTGATGCTTCTGCTGTGCAACGACGACAAAGCGGTGGTCCCGGACAACTCCATCGCCTTCTACCGGGCTCTCAACCGCCGCGGAGTGAAGGCCGAAATGCACATCTATCCCGAAGGAGGCCACGGCTTCTGGATGCGCGAACGCTACAAGTACGGCGACGAAACCTATCCGGCCGTCATCCGGTGGATCGAACGGCACAGAACGAACAACTGA
- a CDS encoding dihydrodipicolinate synthase family protein, whose product MKTIKGIIPPMITPLKGDDQIDREGTVRLTEHILAGGVHALFLLGTTGEAQSLSYECRYDFVELVCRQVAGRVPVLVGVTDTSLDESVKLAAHAAKCGAVAVVAAAPYYFAPSQQELIEYYTALADALPLPLFLYNMPSHVKVFLEPATVKTLAEHPNIVGLKDSSANMTYFQTLLYHLGDREDFALYVGPEELTGESVVMGADGGVNGGANIFPELYVQMYYAACNRDVNTMRALQRKIMQISTSLYTVGKYGSSYLKGVKCSLSLMGICDDYMSYPYRRFRTEERARIRKALEALGTACGE is encoded by the coding sequence ATGAAGACTATCAAAGGGATCATTCCCCCGATGATCACCCCCTTGAAGGGTGACGACCAGATCGACCGCGAAGGCACCGTACGGCTCACGGAGCACATCCTCGCCGGCGGCGTCCACGCCCTTTTCCTCCTCGGCACCACCGGCGAGGCCCAGAGCCTCTCGTACGAATGCCGCTACGATTTCGTCGAACTGGTCTGCCGTCAGGTCGCCGGGCGCGTTCCCGTGCTGGTGGGCGTCACCGACACGTCGCTCGACGAGAGCGTCAAACTGGCCGCCCATGCCGCGAAATGCGGCGCCGTGGCGGTCGTGGCCGCCGCTCCCTACTACTTCGCGCCCTCGCAGCAGGAGCTGATCGAATACTACACGGCGCTGGCCGACGCCCTGCCGCTGCCGCTCTTCCTCTACAACATGCCGTCGCATGTGAAGGTGTTCCTCGAACCCGCGACCGTCAAGACGCTGGCCGAACACCCGAACATCGTCGGGCTGAAGGACAGTTCGGCCAACATGACCTATTTCCAGACGCTGCTCTACCACCTGGGCGACCGCGAGGATTTCGCCCTCTACGTGGGTCCCGAAGAGCTGACGGGCGAAAGCGTCGTGATGGGGGCCGACGGCGGCGTGAACGGCGGCGCCAACATCTTCCCCGAACTCTACGTGCAGATGTACTACGCCGCCTGCAACCGCGACGTGAACACGATGCGCGCGCTGCAACGGAAGATCATGCAGATCAGCACGTCGCTCTACACCGTCGGGAAATACGGCTCCAGCTACCTCAAAGGCGTGAAGTGCTCGCTCTCGCTGATGGGCATCTGCGACGACTACATGTCCTACCCCTACCGCCGTTTCCGCACCGAGGAGCGCGCCCGCATCCGCAAGGCCCTCGAAGCGCTGGGAACCGCCTGCGGCGAATGA
- a CDS encoding sodium:solute symporter: MEITLLDYLVFFIFVGGVALFGCSFYFRSRKGAAAFTAAEGSLPTWVVGMSIFATFVSSISFLGLPGDAYKGNWNPFVFSLSIPIATWLAAKVFIPLYRGIDSVSAYHYLEMRFGYWARCYVAVCYLLTQLARVGSILLLLALPLNTMFGWDIQTIIVCTGIATLIYTLLGGIAAVVWTDAIQGIILIVGAIACAAILTFTMPEGPGQLFEIASAHGKFSLGSFGASLTEPTFWVVLIYGLFVNMQNYGIDQNYVQRYMTTRSTAEAVKSTLFGGLLYIPVSLVFVYIGTALFSYYTARPELLPAGTPSDQVFPWFIVHGLPTGLTGLVIASLFSAGMSTIATSINSSATIVLTDFAKRLSKKELSEKKSMRVLYATSFVVGALGIVMGLLMMRIDGVLDAWWKLASIFSGGMLGLFLLGVVCKTVRRAHAVVAVILGLLTIAWMSLSPLINEGSPFYRFHSPLHTYLTIVFGTTVIFLTGFLLTKLTNRKAENA, encoded by the coding sequence ATGGAGATAACCTTACTCGATTACCTCGTCTTCTTCATCTTCGTGGGCGGCGTCGCCCTCTTCGGCTGCTCGTTCTACTTCCGCAGCCGCAAGGGCGCCGCGGCATTCACCGCCGCCGAAGGATCGCTGCCCACCTGGGTCGTGGGCATGTCGATCTTCGCCACGTTCGTCAGCAGCATCAGCTTCCTCGGACTCCCCGGCGACGCCTACAAAGGCAACTGGAACCCCTTCGTATTCAGCCTCTCGATCCCCATCGCCACGTGGCTCGCGGCCAAGGTCTTCATCCCGCTCTACCGCGGAATCGACAGCGTCTCGGCCTACCACTACCTCGAAATGCGCTTCGGCTACTGGGCCCGCTGTTACGTGGCGGTCTGCTACCTGCTGACGCAGCTCGCCCGCGTGGGCTCGATCCTGCTGCTGCTGGCCCTGCCGCTGAACACGATGTTCGGCTGGGACATCCAGACCATCATCGTCTGCACGGGCATCGCCACGCTGATCTACACCCTGCTGGGCGGCATCGCCGCCGTGGTCTGGACCGACGCCATCCAGGGCATCATCCTCATCGTCGGGGCCATCGCCTGCGCCGCGATCCTCACCTTCACGATGCCCGAAGGCCCCGGGCAGCTCTTCGAAATCGCCTCGGCCCACGGCAAGTTCAGCCTCGGCAGTTTCGGCGCGAGCCTTACGGAACCGACCTTCTGGGTGGTGCTCATCTACGGACTGTTCGTCAACATGCAGAACTACGGCATCGACCAGAACTACGTGCAGCGCTACATGACGACCCGCTCGACGGCCGAAGCCGTGAAATCGACCCTTTTCGGCGGACTGCTCTACATCCCCGTGTCGCTGGTCTTCGTCTACATCGGCACGGCGCTTTTCTCCTACTACACGGCGCGTCCCGAACTGCTGCCCGCCGGCACGCCCTCGGACCAGGTATTCCCGTGGTTCATCGTCCACGGGCTCCCCACGGGACTCACCGGACTCGTGATCGCCTCGCTCTTCTCGGCCGGCATGTCCACCATCGCCACGAGCATCAACTCCTCGGCGACGATCGTGCTGACGGACTTCGCCAAGCGGCTCTCGAAAAAGGAGCTCTCCGAAAAGAAGAGCATGCGGGTGCTCTACGCCACGTCGTTCGTCGTGGGGGCACTGGGCATCGTCATGGGACTGCTGATGATGCGCATCGACGGCGTGCTGGACGCCTGGTGGAAGCTGGCGTCAATCTTCAGCGGCGGCATGCTGGGACTGTTCCTGCTGGGCGTCGTCTGCAAAACCGTGCGCCGGGCCCATGCGGTCGTCGCCGTGATCCTCGGACTGCTGACCATCGCCTGGATGAGCCTCTCGCCGCTCATCAACGAAGGTTCGCCCTTCTACCGGTTCCACAGCCCGCTGCACACCTACCTGACGATCGTCTTCGGAACGACGGTCATCTTCCTGACGGGTTTCCTGCTTACGAAGCTCACGAACCGCAAAGCCGAAAACGCATGA
- a CDS encoding sulfatase, protein MKTRLKTGLLLCGGVLGGSAAVAAQKQPNILLVLSDDQSAFAVGCYGNADIRTPNLDRFAAEGVRFNRAYATSPQSVPSRASIMTGRSPVAVNMTRFNVTLARRFRAFPEYLRENGYYTGVAGRGYHLDGAVSGRVGKIKEVELYYAEHGYKTFPDRLDTCMVVADASRGKNHGKINAQFRTFMERRDKDKPFFLQLCYSDPHTPYDAPKVHDPRSLTLPPFYPDTQLVREYLAAYYDEIHRMDSDFGEVLRYLDEHGLSDDTIVIFMGDNGGAQFMAKGTLYENGIRVPFLVRWPGRIAPAVTDAVVSNVDIASTCLAAAGLPVPEEMEGTDLLPLLTQGETPAERWVYSVRSCHATNSLPGKTSVFDQMRCIVGERYKLIYNLLPGLPWVPVDFSGTEMFAELKRMHKSGELDTLSSRLYFSPTRPMFELYDLRNDPCEQHNLIDDPALKEIRNDLILKLTYKMIEDEDFVTLPHPKIYE, encoded by the coding sequence ATGAAAACCCGACTGAAAACCGGTCTGCTGCTCTGCGGCGGCGTCCTGGGCGGCAGCGCCGCCGTCGCAGCCCAGAAACAGCCCAACATCCTGCTGGTGCTGAGCGACGACCAGAGCGCCTTCGCCGTCGGCTGTTACGGCAACGCCGACATCCGGACGCCGAATCTCGACCGTTTCGCCGCCGAGGGCGTGCGCTTCAACCGCGCCTACGCCACCTCGCCGCAGAGCGTGCCTTCGCGCGCCTCGATCATGACGGGGCGTTCGCCCGTGGCGGTGAACATGACGCGCTTCAACGTGACGCTCGCCCGCCGCTTCCGCGCCTTTCCCGAATACCTGCGCGAGAACGGCTACTACACGGGCGTCGCCGGGCGCGGCTACCACCTCGACGGAGCCGTCAGCGGCCGGGTCGGAAAGATCAAGGAGGTCGAACTCTACTATGCGGAGCACGGCTACAAGACCTTCCCCGACCGGCTCGACACCTGCATGGTCGTCGCCGACGCCAGCAGGGGCAAGAACCACGGGAAGATCAACGCCCAGTTCCGGACCTTCATGGAGCGCCGCGACAAGGACAAGCCCTTCTTCCTGCAACTCTGCTATTCCGATCCCCACACGCCTTACGACGCCCCGAAGGTGCACGACCCCCGGTCGCTGACCCTCCCGCCGTTCTATCCCGACACGCAGCTGGTCCGCGAATACCTGGCGGCCTATTACGACGAGATACACCGGATGGACTCCGATTTCGGGGAGGTGCTGCGCTACCTCGACGAACACGGCCTGAGCGACGACACGATCGTCATCTTCATGGGCGACAACGGCGGAGCGCAGTTCATGGCCAAAGGCACGCTCTATGAAAACGGAATCCGGGTGCCGTTCCTGGTCCGCTGGCCCGGGCGCATCGCTCCGGCCGTGACGGACGCCGTGGTTTCCAACGTGGACATCGCCTCGACCTGTCTAGCGGCCGCCGGGCTGCCGGTTCCCGAAGAGATGGAGGGTACGGACCTCCTGCCCCTCCTGACGCAGGGCGAAACTCCGGCCGAAAGGTGGGTCTACTCCGTACGGAGCTGCCATGCGACCAATTCGCTGCCGGGCAAAACCTCGGTCTTCGACCAGATGCGCTGCATCGTCGGCGAACGGTACAAACTCATCTACAACCTGCTGCCCGGTCTGCCGTGGGTGCCCGTCGATTTCTCCGGCACGGAGATGTTCGCCGAACTGAAACGCATGCACAAGAGCGGAGAGCTCGATACGCTTTCGAGCCGCCTCTATTTCTCGCCGACACGCCCGATGTTCGAGCTCTACGACCTGCGGAACGACCCCTGCGAACAGCACAACCTGATCGACGATCCGGCGCTGAAAGAGATCCGCAACGACCTGATCCTGAAACTGACCTACAAGATGATCGAGGACGAAGATTTCGTGACTCTCCCTCATCCGAAAATTTACGAATAA
- a CDS encoding SusC/RagA family TonB-linked outer membrane protein: MNKTLLCTWRRNILRRILSGIFLIGMFVTAAAQQNRQDAVKGTVLDDKQAPAVGATIVVKGTNRGTIADGQGKFSIEASSRDTLQISLIGYLPQEIPVGSQAEVTVWLKENLLSIEDVVVVGFGVQRKETVTGAINSIGSKEILRSPTANVTNALAGKMAGLTAVQRGGEPGKDGATFKIRGIGTLNEGSESAPLILIDGIERTSLDVIDPNEIETINILKDASATAVYGVRGANGVILVTTKTGQPGRAQVTLTSNFGWQSYTMMPELVNAYEWATLYNEGLAHENSTKAPFPQEALDAWKNHTNPVLYPDVDWVDKLLRKSAPQQQYNVNVSGGSDRTKYFVSFGMLHQEGIYKEYDIDGVDFSVNPDYRRFNLRANLDIDVMKGMTLGLRLGTIFTDGNYPNASTSNIFDYLLRTVPGGGPGLINGKLVTGYSGDDPLENYERRVSNPIFDILEQGYQEYNTSTYNLSADLNYDLGFLVKGLSVRGKVAYDDYGTHRVAYTTGSIPQYTVVVDNDYEDGYRLVKASDETAFGAKESYSTRYRNVYLEGGISYAGQFGRHSVTALALYNQRVQDNPSFQYDLPKGLLGFVGRITYNFDNRYLAEFNAGYNGSENFAEGKRFGFFPAFSLGWILTEEKFIPRNKFLTYAKIRGSYGEVGNDQIGGDRYLYLPPTFVYGSNGYNFGTFGQNSQYYPASAEGSVGNSDVTWERAKKANIGLDLKMFDNQLSFTGDYFWEKRDNILWDYGTVPSIVGTTLSAANLGRVDNKGFELELGWNSKVRNFEYWISGVFSYAKNKIVYMDEAKQAYPYLAQTGYSVGQYKGYINEGFINTDADLENQPAHGWGGDRWAKGELNFIDINGDGIVDTNDRVTIGYGSYPEITFGVNLGFQWKGFEVSALLQGAANVSLYLKQSAVCPLYYTRSAQKWHMGRWTEERYLAGEKITYPRILSDNISSPSFLDQNPLSTFWLYDASYLRLRNLEIAYTLKSKTLKNSGISSIRLYVSGTNLFTITGMDNFDPEAPSGIGSFYPMQKVYNVGVKLVF; encoded by the coding sequence ATGAACAAAACACTACTCTGTACATGGAGGAGGAATATCCTGCGACGCATCCTGTCAGGCATATTCCTGATCGGGATGTTCGTTACCGCAGCGGCCCAGCAAAACCGCCAGGACGCGGTCAAAGGCACTGTCCTCGACGACAAACAAGCGCCCGCCGTAGGAGCGACCATCGTGGTAAAAGGTACGAACCGGGGAACGATCGCCGACGGGCAAGGAAAATTCTCGATTGAAGCCTCCTCACGAGATACCCTGCAAATCAGTCTGATCGGATACCTTCCCCAGGAGATACCGGTAGGCAGCCAGGCCGAAGTGACCGTCTGGCTGAAAGAGAACCTGCTTTCAATCGAAGACGTGGTCGTGGTCGGCTTCGGTGTCCAGCGAAAAGAGACCGTAACCGGTGCCATCAACAGCATCGGCTCCAAAGAGATCCTGCGTTCGCCGACAGCCAACGTCACTAACGCGCTGGCAGGCAAGATGGCCGGTCTGACCGCCGTACAGCGCGGAGGAGAGCCAGGCAAGGACGGAGCCACATTCAAAATCCGCGGCATCGGAACGCTGAACGAAGGCAGCGAATCCGCCCCGCTTATCCTGATCGACGGCATCGAACGCACCTCCCTGGACGTAATCGACCCGAACGAGATCGAAACCATCAATATCCTGAAAGACGCTTCCGCCACCGCGGTATATGGAGTCCGGGGAGCGAACGGAGTCATTCTCGTCACGACCAAGACAGGCCAGCCCGGACGCGCCCAGGTCACGCTGACATCCAATTTCGGATGGCAGTCCTATACCATGATGCCCGAACTGGTCAACGCTTACGAATGGGCGACCCTTTACAACGAAGGGCTCGCACACGAAAACAGCACCAAGGCGCCGTTCCCGCAGGAAGCGCTCGATGCCTGGAAGAACCACACGAACCCGGTACTCTATCCGGACGTAGACTGGGTGGACAAACTGCTCCGCAAATCGGCCCCTCAGCAACAGTATAACGTCAACGTAAGCGGCGGAAGCGACCGGACCAAATATTTCGTCTCCTTCGGAATGCTCCATCAAGAAGGCATTTACAAGGAGTACGACATCGACGGCGTGGACTTCTCCGTCAATCCGGATTACCGCAGATTCAACCTGCGCGCCAATCTGGACATCGACGTGATGAAGGGCATGACGCTCGGACTCCGGCTCGGTACCATCTTCACGGACGGCAACTACCCGAACGCATCCACTTCCAATATTTTCGACTATCTGTTGCGCACGGTCCCGGGTGGAGGTCCGGGTCTGATCAACGGCAAGCTCGTTACGGGTTATTCGGGCGACGATCCGCTCGAAAACTACGAGCGCAGAGTATCCAATCCGATTTTCGACATCCTCGAACAGGGGTATCAGGAATACAACACCAGTACCTACAACCTGAGCGCAGACCTGAACTACGACCTCGGATTCCTCGTCAAAGGGCTGTCGGTACGGGGCAAAGTCGCCTACGACGACTACGGCACCCACCGGGTAGCATACACGACGGGAAGCATTCCGCAATACACGGTCGTGGTGGACAACGACTACGAAGACGGATACCGCCTCGTCAAGGCTTCCGACGAAACGGCCTTCGGCGCCAAGGAGTCTTACAGCACCCGTTACCGTAATGTATACCTGGAAGGCGGCATCAGTTATGCCGGCCAGTTCGGCCGCCACAGCGTCACCGCCCTGGCCCTCTACAACCAGCGGGTACAAGACAATCCCTCGTTCCAATACGACCTGCCCAAAGGCCTGCTGGGATTCGTAGGACGCATCACCTACAATTTCGACAACCGCTATCTGGCCGAATTCAACGCCGGCTATAACGGTTCGGAAAACTTCGCCGAAGGCAAACGATTCGGCTTCTTCCCCGCATTCTCCCTGGGCTGGATTCTGACCGAAGAGAAATTCATACCCCGCAACAAATTTCTGACCTACGCCAAAATCCGCGGGTCATACGGAGAAGTCGGAAACGACCAAATCGGCGGCGACCGCTATCTCTACCTGCCTCCGACATTCGTATACGGTTCGAACGGCTACAACTTCGGAACATTCGGGCAGAATTCGCAGTACTATCCCGCCTCCGCCGAGGGAAGCGTCGGCAACTCCGACGTGACCTGGGAAAGGGCCAAGAAAGCCAATATCGGACTCGACCTGAAAATGTTCGACAACCAGTTGAGTTTCACGGGAGACTATTTCTGGGAAAAACGCGACAACATCCTCTGGGATTACGGAACCGTCCCCTCGATCGTGGGTACGACTCTTTCGGCCGCGAACCTGGGCCGGGTGGACAACAAAGGTTTCGAACTCGAACTGGGCTGGAATTCCAAAGTCCGGAACTTCGAGTATTGGATTTCCGGCGTATTCTCCTATGCCAAAAACAAGATCGTCTACATGGACGAAGCCAAGCAAGCCTATCCCTATCTGGCGCAAACGGGTTACTCCGTGGGCCAGTACAAAGGCTACATCAACGAAGGGTTCATCAACACGGATGCCGACCTCGAAAACCAGCCCGCACACGGCTGGGGCGGCGACCGGTGGGCCAAAGGCGAGCTGAATTTCATCGACATCAACGGCGACGGCATCGTCGATACGAACGACCGTGTAACAATCGGGTACGGCTCCTATCCCGAAATCACGTTCGGCGTGAACCTCGGATTCCAATGGAAAGGGTTCGAAGTCAGCGCCTTGTTACAAGGAGCCGCAAACGTCTCGCTCTACCTGAAACAGAGCGCCGTCTGCCCGCTGTATTACACCCGGAGCGCCCAGAAATGGCACATGGGCCGCTGGACCGAAGAGCGGTATCTCGCCGGAGAGAAGATCACCTATCCGCGCATTCTGTCCGACAACATTTCGTCTCCCTCGTTCCTCGACCAGAATCCGCTCTCTACGTTCTGGCTCTACGACGCTTCCTACCTGCGCCTGCGCAACCTGGAAATCGCCTACACGCTGAAATCGAAAACGCTCAAAAACTCGGGCATCTCCTCCATCCGGCTCTATGTCAGCGGCACCAACCTGTTCACAATCACAGGCATGGATAATTTCGACCCGGAAGCGCCCTCCGGCATCGGAAGTTTCTACCCGATGCAGAAAGTCTATAATGTAGGTGTCAAACTTGTTTTCTAA